In Thermorudis peleae, a genomic segment contains:
- a CDS encoding putative quinol monooxygenase has protein sequence MFVDLTFFEVDEGMQHVFEQAFRVIVQQAREAEGCLSSELVRLDEECRYVWVERWTTREAHNSFNQRLFGDILPRLPDLERVARRLAERDAEGYVVY, from the coding sequence ATGTTTGTTGACCTAACCTTCTTCGAAGTCGACGAAGGTATGCAGCATGTCTTTGAGCAAGCCTTCCGTGTTATCGTGCAGCAAGCACGTGAAGCCGAAGGATGTCTTTCTTCAGAACTCGTACGACTCGACGAGGAGTGCCGGTATGTGTGGGTCGAGCGGTGGACAACACGGGAAGCCCACAACAGCTTCAACCAGCGGCTGTTCGGCGACATTCTGCCACGGTTGCCAGACCTTGAACGCGTCGCCCGGCGCTTAGCAGAACGCGACGCCGAAGGCTACGTGGTGTATTGA
- a CDS encoding GAF domain-containing protein — protein sequence MIENTPTFFERDQHPYDRMREEYTRTEIALAELFTTPPDDPTALCQAVCTLLRQRVSHYTWVGIYLVKGSDLILAAWDGPQATEHVRIPIGTGICGAAAAEGATIVVPDVNADPRYLQCFLDTRSEIVVPIWYEGQVIGEIDIDSSLVDAFNSEDQALLEWAARHLGRLLGPAWAAGAIPASA from the coding sequence ATGATTGAGAACACGCCAACGTTCTTTGAACGAGACCAGCATCCGTATGATCGCATGCGGGAGGAGTACACTCGCACTGAAATTGCCTTGGCCGAGCTGTTCACCACACCGCCAGATGATCCAACAGCCCTCTGCCAGGCAGTGTGCACACTCTTGCGGCAGCGGGTGTCACACTATACCTGGGTTGGCATCTATCTGGTGAAGGGATCTGATCTGATTCTTGCTGCCTGGGACGGGCCGCAGGCGACTGAGCATGTGCGCATTCCAATTGGCACGGGTATCTGTGGCGCAGCGGCAGCTGAGGGTGCGACGATTGTGGTGCCAGATGTTAACGCTGATCCGCGCTACCTGCAGTGCTTCCTCGATACCCGATCGGAGATCGTCGTGCCGATCTGGTATGAGGGGCAGGTGATTGGCGAAATCGACATCGACAGTTCACTTGTTGATGCGTTCAATAGCGAAGATCAGGCGCTACTTGAGTGGGCGGCACGGCATCTCGGCCGGCTGCTCGGACCAGCGTGGGCTGCAGGAGCAATTCCTGCTTCCGCGTGA
- a CDS encoding TerC family protein — protein sequence MAVPWWGWVGFLVVVIGLIGLDLGLVSRRSHVIGFREAAIWVTIWVGLALAFGVGIWLIGGAEPGLQYFTGYLIELSLSVDNMFVFVLIFSAFAVPAEYQHRVLFYGILSALVMRGLMILGGSWLITTFHWVLYLFGAFLVITGIRMALQREEREVDIENNIAIRLVSRIAPVTGEYHGQHFLTRVNGQRMATPLLVVLVLIELTDLLFALDSIPAIFAITQDAFLVFTSNVMAILGLRSLYFLLAGLVERLVYLRLGLGIILAFVGIKMLASAFIHIPTLLSLGVVILVLAITTIASLVWGKPAAQRAASASAPGDTAHQ from the coding sequence ATGGCTGTGCCGTGGTGGGGTTGGGTTGGATTCCTCGTTGTGGTGATCGGGCTGATCGGTCTTGACCTGGGGCTGGTCAGTCGCCGCTCGCATGTCATCGGCTTCCGAGAAGCGGCCATTTGGGTGACCATTTGGGTGGGGCTCGCGCTTGCCTTCGGTGTCGGTATCTGGCTCATCGGTGGGGCGGAGCCAGGCTTACAGTACTTCACCGGCTATCTGATCGAGCTGTCGCTCTCCGTCGACAACATGTTCGTCTTTGTGTTAATTTTCAGCGCCTTCGCTGTGCCCGCTGAATATCAGCACCGTGTGCTGTTCTACGGTATTCTCTCCGCTCTTGTCATGCGTGGTCTGATGATCCTGGGCGGATCCTGGCTGATCACCACCTTCCACTGGGTGCTCTATCTTTTTGGTGCGTTCTTGGTTATCACAGGCATTCGCATGGCGCTGCAGCGCGAAGAGCGCGAGGTTGATATTGAAAATAATATTGCTATACGCCTTGTCTCGCGCATTGCGCCAGTAACTGGCGAGTATCACGGTCAACATTTCTTGACTCGCGTCAACGGCCAGCGGATGGCGACTCCGTTGCTTGTGGTCTTGGTGCTGATCGAACTGACTGACCTCCTCTTTGCCCTTGACTCAATTCCGGCCATTTTTGCCATCACGCAAGATGCGTTCTTGGTGTTTACCTCGAACGTGATGGCGATTCTCGGTTTGCGCTCGCTTTACTTCCTGCTTGCCGGACTCGTCGAGCGGCTGGTCTACCTGCGCCTTGGGTTGGGCATCATCCTAGCGTTCGTTGGCATTAAGATGCTCGCGTCAGCGTTTATCCACATTCCAACGCTGCTCTCGCTTGGTGTGGTCATCTTGGTCCTCGCCATTACGACCATCGCCTCGCTCGTTTGGGGTAAGCCGGCTGCCCAACGGGCTGCATCTGCTAGCGCACCAGGTGATACGGCACACCAGTAA
- a CDS encoding cytochrome c oxidase assembly protein translates to MLLPVLHACAVGRSWMGWCFEPPAIALLLATGISYGLAYLAVREQGRQFPPTRQVIAFFLGLASLALALLGPLDTWNDESLTEHMLQHLVLIQVSAPLLILGRPVQLFLRALPPARVKRILQLTVTRPWVRQTLNALFSPLSVTALNAVALVFWHIPRFYDATLVNTTVHVIEHLCFLGTALLFWWVIVEPVPRHHKVAPVWALVMTFVIMVVGMTIGALLTLAPRLVYPFYAAARAPWGLTPLDDQQLAGVIMWVGGGLYYTIILLLLLARWLLAEDRHQAAEHPTPAN, encoded by the coding sequence ATGCTGCTACCGGTACTCCACGCGTGCGCAGTTGGTCGCTCATGGATGGGCTGGTGCTTCGAACCCCCAGCAATTGCGCTGTTGCTCGCGACCGGGATCTCCTACGGCCTTGCCTACCTGGCTGTCCGTGAGCAAGGACGCCAATTTCCCCCCACCCGCCAGGTCATTGCGTTCTTCCTCGGCCTTGCCAGTCTCGCGCTCGCGCTGCTCGGCCCGCTCGACACATGGAACGACGAGAGTCTCACCGAGCACATGCTTCAGCACCTCGTCCTTATCCAAGTCAGCGCGCCACTCCTCATCCTTGGCCGGCCAGTGCAGCTCTTTTTGCGAGCGCTGCCACCTGCCCGCGTCAAGCGCATCCTTCAACTCACCGTCACTCGACCCTGGGTACGCCAAACGCTCAATGCGCTCTTTTCACCGCTCTCAGTCACCGCACTCAATGCTGTGGCCCTCGTCTTCTGGCACATCCCTCGCTTCTATGACGCCACACTTGTCAATACCACTGTCCACGTCATTGAGCACCTTTGCTTCCTTGGCACGGCCTTGCTCTTCTGGTGGGTCATCGTTGAACCAGTGCCACGTCACCACAAAGTCGCGCCGGTGTGGGCCTTGGTTATGACCTTTGTCATTATGGTCGTCGGCATGACCATCGGTGCACTGCTCACGCTTGCACCGCGGCTGGTCTACCCCTTCTATGCTGCAGCCCGTGCCCCCTGGGGCTTGACACCGCTCGACGATCAGCAACTAGCCGGCGTCATCATGTGGGTCGGCGGCGGACTGTACTACACCATCATCTTGCTCCTTCTCCTGGCTCGCTGGCTCCTCGCCGAGGATCGCCACCAAGCTGCCGAGCACCCCACTCCCGCCAACTAG
- a CDS encoding NAD(P)/FAD-dependent oxidoreductase, whose amino-acid sequence MAMLTHPTLRRADIVVVGAGLTGCSVAYQLAKRGRPPLVLDLRGIAAGASGRNGGMTGVAGTLQRHAGRAVIALTRENFRMLQDELPGELDDDFKLRVTGSLDLFLDDTQAARAAAEQPSLDDLGIHSQLLDRTALRDLVPSISEHVVGARLLTKRGHLWPFALVWALARGAQAFGARIVAPLAVTRLLITNGAVTGVVTPEGVIETGTVVIATNAWAGLLLPDLPPGALVPARGQILVTEPAPPIVPMPFAANDDKEYGRQTPDGRVLCGGFRRLDVRTGLGIWEERTTPPVLQAIAALLVRLFPDLARVRVRRAWAGLMGFTADGLPLIGAYGGIAGLYVAAGFNGGGFSWGAAVGKALAQLICLGQAAFDLAPFDPNRFSRTDIAWTNPFTAGEPLRTPRQ is encoded by the coding sequence ATGGCCATGCTGACCCATCCCACACTGCGGCGTGCAGACATCGTTGTCGTTGGCGCAGGACTCACCGGCTGCTCAGTCGCCTACCAACTTGCTAAGCGTGGACGTCCCCCTTTGGTCCTCGACCTCCGGGGCATCGCTGCTGGCGCCTCAGGCCGCAACGGCGGGATGACTGGCGTTGCCGGTACCCTCCAGCGCCACGCCGGCCGGGCGGTCATTGCGCTCACCCGCGAGAACTTCCGGATGCTGCAAGACGAACTCCCTGGCGAACTCGACGACGACTTCAAGCTCCGCGTCACCGGCAGCCTTGACCTCTTCCTCGATGACACGCAAGCCGCCCGCGCAGCTGCCGAGCAGCCAAGCCTAGACGACCTTGGAATCCACAGCCAACTGCTCGACCGTACCGCTCTACGCGACCTTGTGCCGAGCATCAGTGAGCATGTCGTCGGTGCCCGCCTCCTGACTAAGCGCGGACACCTCTGGCCATTCGCGCTTGTCTGGGCACTTGCGCGCGGAGCCCAGGCCTTTGGCGCGCGGATCGTCGCGCCACTCGCTGTCACCCGCCTGCTGATTACCAACGGCGCAGTCACTGGCGTGGTAACACCTGAGGGCGTCATCGAAACTGGCACCGTGGTGATCGCCACCAACGCGTGGGCCGGGCTCCTCTTGCCTGATCTCCCACCCGGCGCCCTCGTGCCAGCCCGTGGGCAAATTCTTGTTACCGAGCCAGCTCCGCCAATCGTTCCAATGCCCTTTGCCGCCAACGATGATAAAGAGTATGGCCGGCAGACGCCTGACGGCCGTGTGCTCTGCGGCGGCTTTCGCCGGCTGGACGTGCGCACCGGCCTCGGCATCTGGGAGGAACGAACCACGCCGCCAGTGCTGCAGGCCATCGCCGCCCTGCTCGTGCGCCTCTTCCCGGATCTGGCTCGCGTGCGTGTTCGCCGGGCGTGGGCTGGACTCATGGGCTTCACGGCCGATGGACTTCCGCTCATTGGCGCCTATGGCGGCATCGCCGGACTCTACGTTGCCGCGGGGTTCAACGGCGGCGGCTTCTCATGGGGTGCAGCTGTTGGCAAGGCCCTCGCCCAGCTCATCTGCCTTGGCCAGGCAGCCTTCGACCTTGCCCCCTTTGATCCGAACCGCTTTTCCCGTACTGACATTGCCTGGACCAACCCCTTTACCGCTGGCGAGCCTCTCCGCACTCCCAGACAATAG
- a CDS encoding APC family permease, translating to MPFAQDESELPSPSSGSSSSGVTVTGSHPGDRYVRYVPANDLPLKPVGARYYVADVTAPKEGFGRLLYRLERVLIGRQLSWAEAKHERLNKVRALAILSSDAISSTAYATEEALRILVLAGLVGYSAMLSVGIAIVLLIAIVAFSYSQTIMAYPEGGGTYHVTLENLGKYPGLVAASALLIDYTMTVAVSISSGVAAVTSAFPSLYPYRVEIAVAAIAFITLVNLRGVRESGTVFVLPTYAFIVSMYVLLGLGFAAWLGILPLHPHPVRYPMPEAVQPLTLFLILRAFASGSSALTGVEAIANGIPIFKEPQTRNARITLVWMAGILATIFFGIHILTYHFHLVPSDEETIVSQLARTVVGESPFYYFIQAATAGILFLAAETAFADFPRLSYLLARDRFLPHHFRFQGDRLAFNTGILVLGVLTSLLVIIKQASVTALIPLYAVGAFSAFTFSQTGMVVHWWRMPDRHRHIHSMVINGIGAVATGIATIVIIITKFVYGAWMVIIIVPLLVAMMAAINHHYRSVAEQLRLSPIELRQRTKRPIRRSTTAVVPIASLNRASYWALEYARMIARDVTAVHVAVEPESGEILRKRWEEAGLDIPLVIVESPYRELIGPLVAVIEKIHREKGCPFLTVVIPEFVPAHWWERILHTQTAWRLRRVLSHIPDIAITGVPYHLVR from the coding sequence ATGCCGTTTGCACAGGACGAGAGTGAGCTGCCAAGTCCTTCCTCAGGATCATCTTCTTCTGGTGTTACAGTCACTGGTTCACACCCCGGCGATCGTTATGTTCGCTACGTCCCGGCCAATGACCTGCCGCTGAAGCCGGTCGGCGCCCGCTACTACGTCGCAGACGTCACAGCGCCAAAGGAAGGCTTCGGCCGGCTGTTATACCGGCTCGAGCGGGTGCTGATCGGCCGGCAACTGAGCTGGGCCGAGGCCAAGCACGAGCGGCTCAACAAAGTCCGCGCGCTGGCAATTCTCTCCTCCGACGCGATTTCCTCGACAGCCTATGCAACTGAGGAAGCACTACGCATCCTCGTGCTGGCCGGCCTCGTCGGCTACAGCGCCATGCTCTCCGTTGGTATCGCAATCGTCTTGCTGATCGCAATCGTCGCCTTTTCCTACAGCCAGACGATCATGGCTTACCCGGAAGGCGGTGGAACATACCATGTTACGCTCGAAAACCTTGGCAAATACCCTGGATTGGTTGCCGCCTCAGCCCTGTTAATTGACTACACCATGACCGTGGCAGTGAGCATTTCCTCTGGCGTTGCCGCTGTCACATCAGCTTTCCCCTCCCTCTACCCCTATCGGGTTGAGATCGCTGTTGCGGCAATCGCGTTTATCACGCTCGTTAATCTGCGCGGCGTGCGCGAAAGTGGCACCGTCTTCGTACTCCCGACGTATGCGTTTATTGTGAGCATGTACGTGTTATTAGGGCTTGGGTTTGCCGCTTGGCTCGGCATCCTCCCCTTGCACCCGCATCCAGTCCGTTATCCGATGCCGGAGGCAGTGCAACCTCTCACCCTGTTCCTTATCTTGCGGGCCTTCGCCTCCGGAAGCTCAGCACTGACCGGCGTCGAGGCGATCGCCAACGGTATCCCGATCTTCAAGGAGCCGCAAACACGCAATGCGCGGATCACCCTCGTCTGGATGGCGGGGATTCTGGCAACAATCTTCTTTGGCATCCACATCCTGACCTATCACTTCCACCTCGTGCCATCAGACGAAGAAACCATTGTCTCGCAACTGGCCCGCACAGTCGTTGGCGAATCACCGTTCTACTACTTTATCCAGGCAGCAACTGCTGGAATTCTCTTCCTTGCCGCCGAGACAGCCTTCGCCGACTTCCCGCGCTTGTCCTACTTGCTTGCCCGCGACCGCTTCCTGCCACATCACTTCCGGTTCCAGGGAGACCGGCTGGCCTTTAACACTGGCATCCTCGTGCTCGGTGTGTTAACGAGTCTGCTCGTCATTATCAAGCAAGCGAGCGTCACCGCCTTGATCCCGCTCTACGCCGTCGGAGCGTTCTCAGCTTTCACCTTCTCACAGACAGGTATGGTCGTCCACTGGTGGCGCATGCCTGACCGCCATCGTCACATCCACAGCATGGTGATTAACGGAATCGGAGCAGTTGCCACTGGGATAGCGACCATCGTCATCATCATCACCAAGTTCGTCTACGGCGCGTGGATGGTCATCATCATCGTCCCGCTCCTCGTTGCAATGATGGCTGCTATTAATCACCATTATCGTTCGGTCGCTGAGCAGTTGCGCCTGTCGCCGATCGAGCTTCGGCAGCGGACCAAGCGGCCAATCCGCCGGTCCACTACTGCCGTTGTGCCGATTGCTTCCCTCAACCGCGCATCGTACTGGGCCCTCGAGTACGCGCGGATGATTGCCCGAGATGTCACGGCAGTCCATGTAGCGGTTGAGCCTGAGAGTGGCGAGATCCTGCGGAAGCGTTGGGAAGAAGCGGGACTAGACATTCCGCTTGTCATCGTTGAGTCGCCTTACCGCGAGCTCATTGGTCCGCTCGTTGCCGTCATCGAGAAGATTCACCGCGAGAAGGGCTGCCCCTTCCTCACCGTCGTCATTCCGGAATTCGTCCCAGCCCATTGGTGGGAGCGCATTCTCCACACCCAGACAGCATGGCGCCTGCGTCGTGTGCTCTCGCACATTCCGGACATCGCCATTACTGGTGTGCCGTATCACCTGGTGCGCTAG